The sequence GCTTGAAAAGATATTGTTGCAATTTAATTTTATTTTCATTTTGAATGGGAGTTTTGTTTTTGGACATGATGTCTCCTTTCAAAAACAATGTTTGATATAACATCTCTAACTATATAGGCAAATATCAGAAAAGTAAATGTTTTATGAGTGAAAATACTTGTCGCTATCTCTATTTGATGATATATTAAAGTCACTTAATTAAGTATCTTTATTATGATGCTGATCAAGTGTTTTTACTATCTTATTATATGAGGAGAATGATGATGATAAAATTGGTTATTTCGGATATGGATGGTACATTTTTGAACAGTGCTGGTGATTTTAATCGCCCGTTTTATAAAGAAGTTAAACAATTAATGGATCAGCAAGGTGTACAATTTGCAGCATGTACAGGAAAACAATGTGAACGAGTAGAAGCAATATTTGGTGAAGAAGCAAATGATATTTGGATTCTTGGTGACAGTGCTACCCGTATTAAACGAAAAGGGGAGTATGTATACGAATCATTATTAGCAAATGAAATTGGTTTAGCACTTATTAAAAAAATAGAAACAGTAGCACCTAACGTTGTTATCATTGCTTGTACAGCAAATGGTGCAATGGTTAAAAAAGATATTACCGAAGATGCGATAGCAATTGTGCGTGGTTCATATCACGAAGTCGGTTTTGTAGAAGA comes from Brochothrix thermosphacta DSM 20171 = FSL F6-1036 and encodes:
- a CDS encoding HAD-IIB family hydrolase, translated to MIKLVISDMDGTFLNSAGDFNRPFYKEVKQLMDQQGVQFAACTGKQCERVEAIFGEEANDIWILGDSATRIKRKGEYVYESLLANEIGLALIKKIETVAPNVVIIACTANGAMVKKDITEDAIAIVRGSYHEVGFVEDYATITDDFVKITVYDKNLNCFETVKELETFTDKAYIVASEAAWIDVSNYDVHKGTTVKKLQAMLDVTADETMCFGDGLNDIELMEEFTYSFAMRNGFEATKDVARFVTGTNDEEAVLHTIQEILALQTPSK